From Sporosarcina sp. 6E9, a single genomic window includes:
- the spoIVA gene encoding stage IV sporulation protein A, producing MKESLYENLARRTDGDIYIGVVGPVRVGKSTFVKRVMEEVVIPNMTDEADKIRAQDELPQSSPGPVIMTSEPKFVPAQGTSVSVGDGELQFHIRLADCVGYVIDGVKGYEDEDGPKYVHTPWHNEPVPFEEAARIGTDKVIRDHSTIGILVTTDGTVNNIPRAAAEVAEVEIIGKLKDIGKPFVIVLNSKMPAHEKTIALREELNERYGVPVIAISADQLNAQEIQLILKEALYEFPISEIELQKPDWMDVLGKDHPLNASIDNVISEGFLEASKIRKVQELAAKLVDEQHVRNAEVVEVDAGQGKAAIKIEMDEQAFREICEDFMGQEIGTKKEWLLFIRDASKAKKSYNMYAEAIETAKRDGYGVALPVIEDFNPSPPELIKQNDFFGVRMKAKAPSIHMIRVDMEAEFSPLIGSEFHSHHLLKDLKEAYLHDREALWETQLFGTPLHEVMKESIRFKTATVPANARKRLRETIEQMVNNGEKGMITFIV from the coding sequence ATGAAAGAAAGTTTATATGAAAATTTGGCTAGACGAACTGATGGAGATATTTACATTGGTGTCGTCGGTCCTGTTCGTGTAGGGAAGTCGACGTTCGTTAAAAGAGTCATGGAAGAGGTAGTCATTCCAAATATGACCGATGAGGCGGACAAAATACGAGCACAAGATGAACTTCCACAAAGCTCACCAGGACCAGTTATTATGACTTCGGAACCGAAATTCGTACCAGCTCAAGGAACTTCGGTCTCTGTAGGCGATGGGGAACTGCAATTTCATATTCGACTCGCAGATTGCGTCGGATACGTCATTGACGGTGTGAAAGGTTATGAAGATGAGGACGGACCTAAATATGTTCATACGCCGTGGCATAACGAACCAGTGCCGTTTGAAGAGGCGGCCCGGATTGGAACGGATAAGGTAATTAGGGACCATTCGACAATAGGAATCCTCGTCACAACAGACGGAACCGTAAATAATATTCCCCGAGCCGCTGCGGAAGTAGCTGAAGTGGAGATAATCGGAAAATTAAAAGATATCGGCAAACCGTTTGTTATCGTGTTGAATTCCAAAATGCCAGCACACGAAAAGACAATTGCGCTAAGAGAGGAACTAAACGAAAGATATGGTGTGCCTGTCATTGCAATTAGTGCAGACCAATTAAATGCGCAGGAGATTCAGCTGATTTTGAAAGAGGCATTATATGAATTTCCTATTTCAGAAATTGAGTTACAGAAACCAGATTGGATGGATGTTCTTGGGAAAGATCACCCACTGAATGCCTCAATTGACAACGTGATTAGCGAAGGATTTCTTGAAGCTTCAAAAATTAGGAAAGTGCAGGAATTAGCAGCGAAGTTAGTCGATGAGCAACATGTTCGTAATGCCGAAGTCGTTGAGGTGGATGCCGGACAAGGAAAGGCAGCTATTAAAATCGAAATGGATGAACAAGCTTTTCGCGAAATCTGCGAGGATTTTATGGGGCAGGAAATCGGGACGAAAAAAGAATGGTTGCTTTTCATCCGAGATGCTTCGAAAGCAAAAAAATCATATAATATGTATGCCGAAGCAATTGAAACAGCCAAAAGAGATGGGTATGGAGTCGCATTGCCTGTCATTGAAGATTTCAATCCCTCACCCCCAGAACTCATTAAACAAAACGATTTCTTCGGTGTGCGGATGAAAGCTAAGGCGCCATCAATTCATATGATTCGAGTAGATATGGAAGCCGAGTTTTCCCCGCTAATTGGCTCGGAATTTCATAGTCACCATTTACTGAAAGATTTAAAAGAGGCTTATTTACATGACCGGGAAGCGCTTTGGGAAACTCAACTTTTTGGTACACCTTTACATGAAGTTATGAAAGAAAGCATTCGTTTTAAAACTGCGACTGTTCCTGCGAATGCAAGAAAACGACTTCGAGAAACGATTGAACAGATGGTAAATAACGGTGAAAAGGGTATGATTACGTTTATTGTATAA
- a CDS encoding DUF2768 domain-containing protein, whose translation MSAMDKMWLSFYAMGFMVISMGLIYASRYKLKNRIIKFLFAFTAYSLLLISFLAMIYLVFNGPTGGA comes from the coding sequence ATGTCCGCAATGGATAAAATGTGGCTATCTTTTTATGCCATGGGCTTTATGGTCATATCTATGGGACTTATTTATGCAAGTAGATACAAATTAAAAAATCGAATAATTAAATTCCTATTTGCATTTACTGCATATTCCCTGCTATTAATATCTTTTCTTGCAATGATTTATCTTGTCTTTAATGGCCCTACAGGAGGAGCGTAA
- a CDS encoding NAD(P)H-dependent glycerol-3-phosphate dehydrogenase: MKKVSVIGAGSWGTAIAFVLAENGHDCLLWARREEQSTEINDKNQNSAYLPKVTLPKNLHATSDLERAVGHGDILIVAVPTNAIRSVCAEINSSINEPKLFVHVSKGIEPDSLKRISELIGEEVTAENRRGIVVLSGPSHAEEVVERHPTTVTAASTDLSAAEEIQDLFMNAYFRVYTNPDIVGVELGAALKNVIALAAGITDGLGYGDNAKAALITRGLAEISRLGVKMGAHPLTFSGLTGLGDLIVTCTSVHSRNWKAGNMLGQGQKLEDVISGMGMIIEGVRTTKAAHQLASEYDVSMPLTEALHSVLFEDVPPKEAVDQLMNRMKKQEVEDLFGNQ; this comes from the coding sequence ATGAAAAAAGTATCTGTTATCGGTGCAGGAAGCTGGGGGACGGCAATTGCATTCGTTTTAGCCGAAAACGGGCATGATTGCTTGTTGTGGGCAAGACGGGAAGAGCAATCCACTGAAATTAACGATAAAAATCAAAACAGTGCCTATTTGCCGAAGGTTACACTTCCGAAAAATTTACATGCAACATCGGACCTGGAACGGGCTGTTGGCCATGGGGATATTCTTATTGTTGCAGTGCCTACAAATGCAATTAGATCAGTTTGCGCTGAGATAAATTCAAGTATTAATGAACCGAAATTATTTGTTCACGTTTCGAAGGGGATTGAACCAGATTCTTTGAAACGCATTTCAGAACTGATTGGTGAAGAAGTTACCGCCGAAAATAGAAGGGGCATTGTTGTACTTTCAGGACCAAGTCATGCTGAAGAAGTTGTGGAGCGTCATCCGACTACTGTCACTGCTGCTTCTACGGATTTATCAGCAGCTGAAGAAATCCAAGATCTATTTATGAATGCATACTTCCGTGTTTATACGAATCCCGATATTGTAGGCGTTGAACTCGGGGCTGCGCTTAAAAATGTTATCGCGTTGGCAGCAGGAATTACCGATGGTCTTGGTTATGGTGATAATGCCAAGGCGGCGCTTATTACCCGCGGACTTGCAGAAATATCGAGACTTGGTGTGAAAATGGGTGCTCACCCATTGACGTTTTCTGGATTGACGGGTTTAGGCGATTTAATCGTTACTTGCACAAGCGTTCACTCTCGAAACTGGAAAGCGGGAAATATGCTTGGCCAGGGACAGAAACTAGAAGACGTTATTTCAGGTATGGGAATGATTATTGAAGGCGTCAGAACAACGAAGGCAGCCCATCAGCTCGCTTCTGAGTATGACGTGTCCATGCCGCTCACAGAAGCGTTACACTCAGTGCTATTCGAGGATGTACCTCCTAAAGAAGCGGTAGATCAATTAATGAATCGAATGAAAAAACAGGAAGTCGAAGATTTATTCGGCAACCAATAA
- the der gene encoding ribosome biogenesis GTPase Der, whose amino-acid sequence MTKPTVAIVGRPNVGKSTIFNRIVGERISIVEDVAGVTRDRIYSSADWLAHEFHLIDTGGIQIGDEPFLEQIRLQAEIAIEEADVIIFLVNGREGVTDADEHVAKILYQTKKPIVLAVNKIDNPEMRDMIYDFYSLGFGDPYPISGSHGLGLGDLLDEVAANFPDDDHEEIEDDVIRFSLIGRPNVGKSSLVNALLGEERVIVSDIAGTTRDAIDTPYVYEGQKYKIIDTAGMRKKGKVYETTEKYSALRALKAIDRSDVVLIVINGEEGIREQDKRIAGYAEEAGKGVMFVVNKWDAIKKDDKTMNNFTDKIRDNFMFLDYAPIAYVSAKTKQRVMSLFDSIRLISENHALRIQSSVLNEVVEDAIARNPAPTDKGKRLRIYYVTQVAVKPPTFVIFVNNPELMHFSYERFLQNRLRESFGFEGTPIRLITRART is encoded by the coding sequence ATGACGAAACCAACCGTAGCAATTGTCGGAAGACCTAACGTTGGCAAATCGACAATTTTTAATCGCATTGTCGGTGAGCGTATTTCAATCGTTGAAGACGTTGCAGGTGTAACACGTGACCGTATTTATAGTTCGGCAGATTGGCTAGCACACGAATTTCACTTAATTGACACAGGTGGAATTCAAATAGGCGATGAGCCTTTCCTAGAACAAATTAGACTGCAGGCGGAAATTGCAATTGAAGAAGCCGACGTCATTATTTTTCTTGTAAACGGACGTGAAGGGGTAACAGATGCGGACGAGCATGTTGCCAAAATATTATATCAAACAAAAAAGCCAATTGTATTAGCGGTGAATAAAATTGATAATCCTGAAATGCGGGATATGATTTATGATTTCTATTCTTTAGGATTCGGAGACCCTTACCCAATTTCTGGTTCTCATGGATTAGGGCTTGGAGATTTACTGGATGAAGTAGCTGCGAATTTCCCGGATGATGATCACGAGGAAATTGAAGACGATGTTATCCGCTTTTCATTGATTGGACGACCAAACGTTGGAAAATCATCATTGGTAAATGCACTGCTTGGCGAAGAAAGAGTTATTGTCAGTGATATAGCGGGCACGACAAGAGATGCTATCGATACGCCGTATGTATATGAAGGACAAAAGTATAAAATAATAGACACAGCGGGTATGCGGAAAAAAGGAAAGGTGTACGAAACAACTGAGAAATACAGTGCGCTGCGTGCGTTAAAAGCGATTGACCGATCCGATGTAGTCTTAATCGTAATAAACGGAGAAGAAGGCATACGAGAGCAGGACAAGCGTATTGCGGGCTATGCAGAGGAAGCGGGTAAAGGCGTAATGTTTGTCGTGAACAAATGGGATGCAATCAAGAAAGACGACAAAACAATGAATAATTTCACAGATAAAATCAGAGATAATTTCATGTTTCTTGATTATGCGCCAATTGCATATGTTTCAGCGAAAACAAAACAGCGTGTCATGTCTTTGTTTGACAGCATTCGACTGATCAGTGAGAATCATGCGTTACGCATTCAGTCCAGCGTTTTGAATGAAGTTGTCGAAGATGCAATTGCACGAAATCCAGCGCCGACTGATAAAGGGAAACGCCTTCGTATATATTACGTCACACAAGTTGCGGTTAAGCCACCAACTTTTGTTATATTTGTCAATAATCCGGAATTAATGCATTTTTCTTATGAACGATTCTTGCAAAACAGACTTCGGGAATCATTTGGTTTTGAAGGTACGCCAATTCGATTAATTACTCGGGCGCGAACATAA
- the rpsA gene encoding 30S ribosomal protein S1, with amino-acid sequence MSEEMNLETQNEYNEGDRVTGTITKIEEKSVTVEIAGAPFDGVIPISEISSLHIEKASDIVSEGDELELMIMKVEEGNYVLSKRKVDAADAWDSLEEKYNNKETIETEVKDVVKGGLVVDLGVRGFIPASLVEDFFVESFEEYKGRQMTFKIVEMDKEKNRLILSHRAVIQEEKAAKKGEVLDSLEEGQVLEGVVQRIASFGAFVDVGGVDGLVHISQLSHKHVEKVSDVLKEGETVKVKVLSIDRDSERISLSIKETLPGPWEGIEDRVPKGSVLEGTVKRLVSYGAFVELFPGVEGLVHISRISHDHIGTPEEVLKEGQKIEVKVLEVNPEEERLSLSIKDLIEKEDFTSYGDYEMGEESQGFSISDVIGDQLKKFSE; translated from the coding sequence ATGTCTGAAGAAATGAATTTGGAAACTCAAAATGAATATAACGAAGGCGATCGTGTTACGGGAACAATAACTAAAATTGAAGAAAAGTCTGTGACAGTAGAAATAGCAGGGGCGCCATTCGATGGTGTTATCCCAATTAGTGAAATCTCAAGTCTTCATATTGAAAAAGCATCGGATATCGTCTCTGAAGGCGACGAGCTTGAATTGATGATTATGAAGGTTGAGGAAGGTAATTATGTACTGTCGAAAAGAAAAGTAGATGCGGCAGATGCTTGGGATTCCCTTGAAGAAAAATACAACAATAAAGAAACTATTGAAACTGAAGTGAAAGACGTTGTAAAGGGTGGACTCGTGGTTGATTTGGGTGTTCGTGGCTTTATACCTGCATCACTGGTAGAAGACTTTTTCGTTGAATCCTTCGAGGAGTATAAAGGCCGTCAGATGACATTTAAAATTGTCGAGATGGATAAAGAGAAAAATCGTCTCATACTATCTCATCGTGCGGTTATCCAAGAAGAAAAAGCGGCTAAGAAAGGCGAAGTACTTGATAGTCTTGAAGAAGGTCAGGTGCTTGAAGGAGTCGTTCAGCGCATAGCTTCATTTGGGGCATTTGTGGATGTAGGCGGGGTTGACGGATTAGTCCATATTTCACAACTTTCTCATAAGCATGTTGAAAAAGTTTCGGATGTTTTAAAAGAAGGCGAAACTGTAAAAGTTAAGGTTTTATCAATAGATCGCGACTCGGAACGAATTTCTTTATCTATTAAGGAAACGTTACCAGGACCTTGGGAGGGAATTGAGGATAGAGTTCCGAAAGGTTCCGTACTTGAAGGTACAGTGAAGCGACTGGTTTCATATGGCGCATTCGTTGAGTTGTTCCCAGGTGTTGAAGGACTTGTACACATATCGCGAATTTCGCATGACCATATCGGAACACCTGAGGAAGTTCTAAAAGAAGGTCAGAAAATCGAAGTAAAAGTGCTTGAAGTGAATCCTGAAGAGGAACGTCTATCACTTAGCATTAAAGATTTAATTGAAAAAGAAGATTTTACTTCATACGGCGATTATGAAATGGGCGAAGAATCTCAAGGATTCTCCATTAGTGACGTAATTGGTGATCAACTGAAGAAATTCTCAGAATAA
- a CDS encoding 1-acyl-sn-glycerol-3-phosphate acyltransferase — protein MNLYPLGKALVSLVLYPLYRVKVIGKENFPKTGGVLLCTNHIDNLDPPVVGMTCPRPVHFMAKQELFEAPILKSVLPKVNAFPVKRGMSDRQALRNALSILKSGNVVGLFPEGTRSEDGKLRKGLAGAGFFALKGDAHVLPCAIIGPYKPFSRLKVVYGKPIDMTEHRAARTSAEDVTAIIMEEIGKLIEANK, from the coding sequence ATGAACTTATACCCTTTGGGGAAAGCACTGGTAAGCTTGGTGCTCTATCCGTTATATCGCGTAAAAGTCATTGGGAAAGAAAACTTCCCTAAAACCGGCGGTGTCTTACTTTGTACAAACCATATTGATAATTTAGATCCCCCAGTTGTAGGAATGACATGCCCGCGTCCAGTTCACTTTATGGCTAAACAAGAACTTTTCGAAGCGCCTATATTGAAAAGTGTTCTGCCGAAAGTTAACGCGTTCCCTGTTAAACGCGGAATGAGTGACAGACAAGCGCTTCGAAATGCATTATCAATCCTTAAGTCGGGGAATGTCGTCGGGCTCTTTCCTGAAGGCACTAGAAGTGAAGATGGAAAGCTAAGAAAAGGACTTGCTGGAGCAGGTTTCTTTGCTCTAAAAGGTGACGCGCATGTATTGCCTTGTGCTATCATTGGTCCGTACAAACCATTTTCAAGGCTAAAAGTCGTGTACGGTAAACCGATTGATATGACGGAACATCGAGCTGCCAGAACATCGGCAGAGGATGTTACTGCCATTATTATGGAGGAAATTGGTAAGTTGATAGAAGCAAATAAATAA
- the cmk gene encoding (d)CMP kinase, translating to MVGIQIAIDGPAAAGKSTIAKIAAEKLGYTYIDTGAMYRALTHKALKLGIHINDGKKLEELLRETTIELAPGVKGQVVLLDGVDVSEEIRTLEVTNSVSAVSAHSGVRKLMVEKQQVLGSKSSVVMDGRDIGTDVLPGAELKIFMTASVEERAERRHIENSKRGIESSLEQLKSEISERDRLDTERVTSPLRQAEDAILIDTTSMSIDEVAEMISQLAKERLSNS from the coding sequence ATGGTCGGAATACAAATTGCGATTGATGGACCTGCCGCGGCTGGTAAAAGTACGATTGCAAAAATTGCAGCCGAAAAGTTAGGTTATACGTATATAGATACTGGCGCGATGTACAGAGCTCTTACGCATAAAGCCCTTAAACTTGGCATACATATTAATGACGGAAAAAAACTTGAGGAACTACTGCGTGAAACAACAATTGAACTGGCTCCAGGAGTTAAGGGCCAAGTGGTACTTCTAGATGGCGTGGATGTTTCTGAAGAAATTAGAACATTGGAAGTGACAAATTCTGTTTCCGCTGTTTCTGCACATAGCGGCGTACGTAAATTGATGGTTGAAAAACAACAGGTCTTAGGTAGTAAGTCGAGTGTTGTTATGGACGGTCGCGATATAGGGACTGATGTCTTGCCTGGTGCCGAGTTGAAAATCTTTATGACCGCTTCCGTTGAAGAACGAGCAGAGCGTCGGCATATCGAAAATAGTAAACGCGGGATTGAATCATCTTTGGAACAATTGAAATCCGAAATAAGTGAACGTGATCGTTTAGATACTGAACGCGTGACATCACCACTTAGACAAGCAGAAGACGCGATATTAATCGATACAACCTCGATGTCGATTGATGAAGTGGCTGAAATGATTAGTCAACTTGCAAAAGAGAGGTTGAGCAATTCATGA
- a CDS encoding PepSY1/2 domain-containing protein, producing the protein MKKIIFVLVYSIAALSIFTYGKTTENKQLSYLLSGQYADKMTEATKKLEELDTAVKKTLLFNEEEGTTNAREDIWRLSSEIKNSVGSLPLDRQFSNSWMNYLGRLGNFARESERSGNHEEYHKVMSEASKNLRTMADEWEVATVGLIDGRMSVDGWRNQLESVDSTHDWGGMTETVKKNTESDFPLTASESDSQKKKDLEKLTDKNISGDEAIERFKILFPEVSSGSIVIETSKPGSPYPFYHIRFAKDQSVGYIDITEKGGHVLSFLAERPFTESSLEYSVIQKRAEDFLSNSGYEDTVYQESRENHTAWHFVYVRVEPEYDAKVFSDVIHLKVAKDTGNILGMDAMEYIQKEETKKQPIKKIDWKKFFHSNVQVVNEELAYVENDRLEQRLSHYLTVVMENDGVTETFVVVVDTETGEIIETEKQQ; encoded by the coding sequence ATGAAAAAAATAATATTTGTACTGGTTTATTCGATTGCAGCGCTTTCGATTTTTACTTACGGAAAAACAACTGAAAATAAGCAGTTAAGCTATTTACTAAGCGGACAATATGCGGATAAGATGACAGAGGCAACAAAAAAGCTTGAGGAACTCGATACTGCGGTAAAAAAGACTTTGCTTTTTAACGAGGAAGAAGGTACCACGAATGCACGGGAAGATATTTGGCGCTTATCGTCTGAAATTAAAAATTCAGTTGGCTCTTTACCTCTTGACCGCCAATTTTCGAACTCTTGGATGAATTACCTAGGGAGATTGGGTAATTTCGCCAGAGAATCTGAGCGAAGTGGTAATCATGAAGAATACCACAAAGTGATGTCAGAAGCATCTAAAAACTTGAGGACTATGGCTGACGAATGGGAAGTTGCGACTGTGGGTTTGATTGACGGTAGGATGTCCGTTGATGGGTGGAGAAATCAATTGGAATCGGTTGATTCTACTCATGATTGGGGGGGAATGACCGAAACAGTGAAAAAAAATACGGAGAGTGATTTTCCGTTAACAGCAAGTGAATCAGATTCTCAGAAGAAAAAGGATCTTGAAAAACTGACGGATAAAAACATTTCGGGTGATGAAGCGATTGAACGATTTAAAATACTATTTCCCGAAGTTTCTTCTGGTTCGATTGTAATTGAAACTAGTAAGCCGGGCTCGCCCTATCCCTTTTACCATATTCGTTTCGCAAAAGATCAGTCCGTCGGTTATATTGATATAACAGAAAAAGGTGGGCATGTACTTTCGTTTTTGGCTGAAAGACCATTCACCGAGTCTAGCCTTGAGTACTCTGTTATTCAAAAAAGAGCGGAAGATTTCTTATCTAATTCAGGATATGAAGATACCGTGTATCAGGAATCTAGAGAGAATCATACAGCGTGGCATTTCGTATATGTACGCGTCGAACCCGAGTATGACGCGAAAGTATTTTCTGATGTTATCCATTTGAAGGTGGCAAAGGATACAGGTAATATTCTTGGTATGGATGCAATGGAGTATATTCAGAAAGAAGAAACGAAAAAACAACCAATTAAGAAAATTGATTGGAAAAAGTTTTTCCATTCAAATGTGCAAGTCGTTAATGAAGAGCTTGCATACGTTGAAAATGATCGTCTTGAACAAAGGCTTTCACACTATTTGACGGTCGTGATGGAAAACGATGGAGTCACTGAAACTTTTGTAGTTGTTGTTGATACAGAAACCGGCGAAATAATTGAAACTGAAAAACAACAATAA
- the sleB gene encoding spore cortex-lytic enzyme: protein MLLLSSAYVLSPLPTGAFSSQQIQRGAFGDDVIELQARLQYIGLYKGAIDGQFGYGTYWALRNFQDKYGLPVDGIAGNTTKKKLVDVSDYNEQFVKNNINKGNKFTHYGGTPLENQVSKGTGKKKEVQLPAKYSEQDLKLMANAVYGEARGEPYEGQVAVAAVILNRVEHPDFPDTVGGVIFQPLAFTAVADGQIWLTPNERAKEAVLDALNGWDPSENAIYYFNPITATSKWIWSREQIKKIGLHVFCI from the coding sequence ATGCTTCTCCTCAGTTCAGCGTATGTGTTGTCCCCACTTCCAACAGGAGCATTTAGTTCTCAACAAATACAACGAGGTGCATTTGGCGATGATGTTATCGAGCTCCAGGCTAGGCTCCAATACATTGGTTTATATAAAGGGGCAATTGATGGACAGTTTGGTTATGGAACTTATTGGGCGTTACGAAACTTTCAAGATAAATATGGTCTTCCAGTAGACGGAATAGCAGGTAATACGACGAAAAAGAAACTTGTAGATGTCTCGGATTACAATGAACAGTTTGTAAAAAATAATATTAACAAAGGAAATAAGTTTACCCATTACGGCGGCACCCCCCTTGAAAATCAAGTATCAAAGGGAACTGGTAAGAAAAAAGAAGTTCAATTACCCGCAAAATATTCGGAGCAAGACCTGAAATTGATGGCTAACGCTGTATATGGTGAAGCAAGAGGGGAACCGTATGAGGGACAAGTTGCGGTTGCCGCGGTAATCTTAAATCGAGTTGAGCATCCCGACTTTCCTGACACGGTCGGAGGCGTGATTTTCCAGCCTCTTGCTTTTACTGCTGTAGCCGATGGTCAAATCTGGTTAACGCCGAATGAACGTGCAAAAGAAGCAGTTCTGGATGCGTTAAATGGATGGGACCCATCTGAAAATGCAATATATTACTTCAATCCGATAACTGCTACGAGCAAGTGGATTTGGTCACGAGAACAAATTAAAAAAATTGGTTTGCACGTTTTCTGTATTTAA
- the prsW gene encoding glutamic-type intramembrane protease PrsW: MFILFTVAIAPGLALFSYFYLRKEIAKEPSRTLFQTFLYGAIMTFPILFAQHVFEEEHIFSNEFIRNVLFTSGIEEFFKWLILFLTVYHHVEFEDAYDGILYGASISLGFATVENILYLLTYGTDIAFLRALLPVSSHALFGVVLGYYLGKAKFADEANKKRILFVALLAPFILHFIYNSIFLIQEVFLYLIIPFMLFLWWFGLTRVKYAHTFAMQQFKRKAQSK, translated from the coding sequence ATGTTTATATTGTTTACCGTAGCAATTGCGCCTGGATTGGCACTGTTCAGTTATTTTTATTTGCGAAAAGAAATAGCTAAAGAACCATCGCGTACATTATTTCAAACATTTTTATATGGGGCGATTATGACTTTCCCTATTTTATTCGCTCAGCATGTATTTGAAGAAGAACATATTTTTTCAAATGAATTTATACGAAATGTCTTATTTACAAGTGGCATAGAAGAGTTTTTTAAATGGCTTATTTTATTTCTAACCGTTTATCACCACGTGGAATTTGAAGATGCATACGATGGAATATTGTACGGGGCCAGTATTTCTTTGGGTTTTGCAACGGTTGAAAATATTTTATACTTATTGACATATGGAACGGATATTGCTTTCTTAAGGGCATTATTACCTGTATCCAGCCATGCATTATTTGGTGTCGTTCTTGGTTATTATTTAGGAAAGGCAAAGTTTGCTGATGAAGCAAATAAGAAAAGGATATTATTCGTTGCTCTCTTAGCCCCGTTTATACTCCATTTTATTTATAATAGTATTTTTCTGATTCAGGAAGTATTTTTATATTTAATTATTCCATTTATGTTATTCCTCTGGTGGTTTGGTCTAACGAGAGTGAAATATGCACATACATTTGCCATGCAACAATTTAAACGAAAAGCGCAATCGAAATAA
- a CDS encoding YpdA family putative bacillithiol disulfide reductase has translation MKCVIDRSGKMHYEDVIVIGGGPCGLSAAIELQDKGFKVLVIEKGNIVNSIYNYPTHQTFFSSSIKLSIGDIPFITAKDKPKRNDALVYYREVVKMKNIQVNNFELVKQVKNTAEGFLVETDKQNYYAKKVVVATGYYDNPNMMGVEGENLPNVFHYFKEGHPFFQKNVVVVGGKNSAVDAALELERAGANVTVVYRGSDYSPSVKPWILPGFESLVKSGEIKMHFESHVVKITESSVTIEQNGEIIQIQSDYVFAMTGYHPNHTFLEEMGIEIDEQSGCPLFNEETMESSIKGLYIAGVIAAGNNANEIFIENGRFHGVQIANAIEKS, from the coding sequence TTGAAATGTGTAATTGATAGGAGCGGTAAAATGCATTACGAAGATGTCATTGTTATTGGCGGGGGACCTTGCGGATTATCCGCCGCAATTGAATTACAAGATAAAGGATTTAAAGTTCTAGTGATAGAAAAAGGTAATATCGTAAATTCGATTTATAATTATCCCACACACCAGACGTTTTTTAGTTCAAGCATAAAGTTGTCAATTGGTGACATTCCATTTATAACAGCGAAAGACAAGCCGAAGAGAAACGATGCGCTCGTCTACTACCGTGAAGTTGTCAAAATGAAAAACATCCAAGTAAATAATTTCGAATTAGTAAAGCAAGTTAAAAATACAGCCGAAGGTTTTCTTGTTGAAACCGACAAGCAAAACTATTACGCGAAGAAAGTTGTCGTCGCAACAGGTTATTACGACAATCCAAACATGATGGGTGTCGAAGGTGAAAATCTCCCGAATGTTTTCCATTATTTTAAAGAAGGACATCCTTTTTTCCAAAAAAACGTTGTAGTGGTCGGTGGTAAAAATTCTGCAGTCGATGCAGCGCTTGAATTAGAACGGGCGGGGGCAAATGTGACAGTTGTCTACCGTGGATCCGATTATTCGCCAAGTGTTAAGCCGTGGATTTTACCAGGGTTTGAGAGTTTGGTGAAATCTGGAGAAATCAAGATGCACTTTGAATCGCATGTGGTAAAGATTACGGAATCATCCGTCACGATTGAACAAAACGGTGAAATAATCCAAATCCAAAGTGATTATGTATTTGCAATGACTGGTTATCATCCGAATCATACTTTTCTCGAAGAAATGGGCATTGAAATCGATGAACAAAGTGGATGCCCACTGTTTAATGAGGAAACGATGGAATCGTCAATTAAAGGATTATATATTGCAGGTGTTATAGCGGCGGGAAATAATGCCAATGAAATATTCATCGAAAATGGCAGATTTCACGGCGTTCAAATTGCAAATGCGATTGAGAAATCTTAG